The following coding sequences are from one Capsicum annuum cultivar UCD-10X-F1 chromosome 3, UCD10Xv1.1, whole genome shotgun sequence window:
- the LOC107870636 gene encoding serine/threonine-protein kinase BCK1/SLK1/SSP31 — MTSEPCGISGQNVGNVVPRDENHDDRHRHNVSMQTGEEFSEEFLRKSLTPRKANIKRDTEQNQPVRVVSNLSQNCHVVSKELHDILGIKRSESGCDAEFLDYSPRIAYAPEGEKRAYVDTTGRCNREYNISGQQPSRFSDVRNRDIVAPCTNGQDVQASQSPHSHQIHNPEAGSSESGGNGKMRLLCSYGGRILPRPNDGKLRYVAGETRIISIRKDITFNELVRKATAICNQPHTIKYQLPEEDLDALVSVSSDEDLQHMIEEHHDLGKSSQRIRLFLVPSADSEGSCSFEGMTLQQSEADYQYVVAVNGMLEPGHRRSSSRETFANQAIQLGNALDFSPISQRDSPTYLPLENRNGGNSPNVKFLLRTPSFSYVNVPQAPSNSYVQSTPLSPATFQIKDPNHSHVLLYDNVASADFPDAASPYAVEKSLYDNSYHVDTTGYYYNCPPETTPRANYPGKQSVSSAQSGQTELDSKRLSHPQDIRMSPGSDIQATSGFIMHQDATESRLGERPNLSREESTSSPPSDFLLEKSPSLAMSSSSHEWSAKEHEVRDENQLIAKKENQPNLEAREHNQEYGAYPLFNECSRGSDVNANNIPIVNITEHQLKLPMILCYSEPELSIYTSSSDPKLQVERHTSSPPIPQKSSIAISKRLHVDDDIIQITAPYSQAHGGTKAVVPSISHEYSTNITGGSYVNYNLSPSTPGCLVKDQNGSKHDHHVVATTTSNVTDSCSYYELQPSIIKDSNDLQNIQTVPFSSEESSFYLHWRNPPTDDLSIPNSATDVAYTHEISLHQKLADDPRKFVEKGNADRTAFEKVASGNASFLHLQQSDNSYDIKLHEIAVIVEDVTDSVPPEIPLSSPVVPHVQEEPSDVLPSTEEENDVENVIEESYYEDRKNGSNGKEESVSDSAIIEKEAGIYGLQIIKNSDLEELQELGSGTYGTVYYGKWRGTDIAIKRIKQSCFAGSSSEQERLIKEFWREAKILSKLHHPNIVALYGVVPDVPGGTVATVTEYMVNGSLRHVLARKDRSCRALDRRKKLMLALDAAFGMEYLHLKNIVHFDLKCENLLVNLGDPQRPVCKVGDFGLSRIKRNTLVSGGVRGTLPWMAPELLNGNSSRVSEKVDVFSFGITMWEILTGEEPYANLHCGAIIGGIVNNTLRPPVPQRCDPDWGKLMEECWSPDPEARPSFTEITNRLRAMSQALQPKTRVRT; from the exons ATGACTAGTGAGCCGTGTGGAATTTCAGGCCAAAACGTTGGCAATGTTGTTCCGCGTGATGAAAATCATGATGACCGGCATAGACATAATGTATCTATGCAGACAGGCGAAGAGTTTTCAGAAGAGTTTCTTAGGAAAAGTTTGACACCAAGAAAAGCGAACATAAAAAGAGATACCGAACAAAATCAGCCAGTTAGAGTTGTTTCGAATCTGTCTCAAAATTGCCATGTTGTCTCTAAGGAGCTTCACGACATTCTTGGGATAAAGAGAAGTGAGTCTGGCTGCGATGCTGAGTTTTTGGATTATTCTCCTAGGATAGCGTATGCACCGGAAGGAGAAAAAAGGGCTTATGTCGATACAACGGGCAGATGTAACAGGGAATATAATATCAGCGGACAGCAACCATCAAGATTCTCAGATGTGAGGAATAGAGATATAGTAGCTCCTTGCACAAATGGTCAAGACGTTCAAGCATCACAGTCTCCTCATTCACATCAGATCCATAACCCCGAGGCAGGATCTTCTGAGAGCGGTGGCAATGGAAAGATGAGATTACTCTGCAGCTATGGGGGTAGAATCTTACCAAGGCCGAATGATGGGAAGCTTAGATATGTGGCTGGCGAGACGAGAATTATATCAATTAGGAAGGACATAACTTTCAACGAGCTTGTAAGAAAGGCAACAGCAATTTGCAATCAACCTCATACAATTAAGTATCAGCTTCCTGAAGAAGATCTTGATGCACTCGTATCCGTTTCATCCGATGAGGATCTTCAGCACATGATTGAAGAACATCATGACTTGGGAAAAAGTTCTCAAAGGATACGGTTGTTTCTTGTGCCTTCTGCTGATTCTGAAGGCTCTTGTTCCTTCGAGGGAATGACATTACAGCAAAGTGAAGCTGACTATCAGTACGTTGTTGCAGTAAATGGAATGCTTGAGCCAGGTCATCGTAGAAGCTCTAGCAGGGAAACCTTTGCAAACCAAGCAATTCAACTTGGAAACGCGTTGGACTTTAGTCCTATTAGCCAAAGAGATTCCCCAACTTATCTCCCGTTGGAGAACCGTAATGGAGGTAATTCACCGAATGTGAAGTTTCTGCTCCGAACTCCCAGTTTTTCTTATGTCAACGTACCTCAGGCCCCCTCTAATTCGTATGTTCAATCGACTCCTTTATCTCCAGCGACATTTCAGATCAAAGATCCTAACCATTCCCATGTCCTTTTATATGATAATGTTGCAAGTGCTGACTTTCCTGATGCCGCTAGTCCATATGCAGTAGAGAAATCACTATATGATAATTCCTATCATGTCGACACCACAGGCTACTATTATAATTGTCCCCCTGAGACCACTCCAAGGGCAAATTACCCCGGTAAACAGTCTGTGTCTTCTGCACAGTCTGGTCAAACAGAGTTGGATTCTAAGAGGCTAAGCCATCCTCAGGATATAAGAATGTCTCCTGGATCTGATATTCAAGCTACATCTGGTTTCATCATGCATCAAGATGCTACTGAATCACGATTGGGCGAGAGGCCCAATTTATCCAGAGAAGAATCAACAAGCTCCCCCCCTTCAGATTTTCTACTGGAAAAATCTCCATCACTTGCAATGTCGTCTTCATCACATGAATGGTCAGCGAAAGAGCACGAGGTGAGAGATGAAAATCAGCTAATTGCCAAGAAGGAGAATCAGCCAAATCTAGAAGCCAGAGAACACAACCAAGAGTATGGTGCATATCCTCTTTTCAACGAGTGCAGTAGAGGATCTGATGTTAATGCAAACAATATACCAATTGTTAATATCACGGAACATCAGTTGAAATTACCAATGATTCTATGCTACTCGGAGCCGGAACTTAGTATCTACACATCATCATCGGATCCCAAATTACAAGTGGAAAGACACACTTCTTCGCCACCTATCCCTCAAAAGAGTTCAATAGCCATTTCAAAACGGCTCCACGTGGATGACGATATAATTCAAATAACAGCACCTTATAGTCAAGCCCATGGAGGCACAAAAGCTGTTGTACCATCTATTTCTCATGAATATTCAACAAATATTACTGGAGGGAGTTATGTTAATTACAACTTAAGTCCTTCAACCCCTGGATGTCTCGTCAAGGACCAGAACGGATCCAAACATGACCATCATGTTGTGGCTACAACCACGAGCAACGTAACGGACTCCTGCAGCTATTATGAGCTGCAGCCTTCCATAATAAAGGATAGTAATGACCTCCAAAACATACAAACTGTTCCATTTTCATCAGAGGAGTCTAGTTTTTATTTACATTGGAGAAATCCCCCTACCGATGATCTATCAATTCCAAATTCAGCTACAGATGTGGCTTACACTCATGAGATCTCTCTCCATCAGAAACTTGCAGATGATCCGCGTAAGTTTGTGGAAAAGGGAAATGCTGATAGAACTGCTTTTGAAAAGGTAGCATCCGGGAATGCTTCATTTCTCCATTTGCAGCAGTCAGATAATTCTTATGACATCAAATTACATGAGATTGCTGTTATTGTGGAAGATGTAACTGATAGTGTACCTCCTGAAATACCCTTATCTTCTCCAGTAGTTCCACATGTGCAAGAAGAACCTAGTGATGTTCTTCCATCTACTGAAGAAGAAAACGACGTCGAGAATGTTATTGAAGAATCTTATTATGAG GATCGCAAAAACGGTTCTAATGGAAAGGAAGAATCTGTCTCCGATTCTGCAATTATCGAAAAGGAGGCAGGGATCTATGGCTTGCAG ATCATAAAAAACAGTGATCTTGAAGAGCTACAAGAATTGGGATCTGGAACATATGGAACAGTATATTATGGAAAGTGGAGGGGAACAGATATTGCTATCAAGAGAATAAAACAAAGTTGTTTTGCTGGGAGTTCATCTGAGCAAGAACGACTG ATCAAAGAATTCTGGAGAGAGGCTAAGATTCTCTCTAAACTACACCATCCGAATATAGTGGCACTCTATGGGGTGGTTCCAGATGTACCTGGTGGAACGGTGGCTACAGTTACTGAATATATGGTCAATGGGTCACTAAGGCATGTCCTGGCAAGGAAAGATCG TTCTTGCAGAGCGCTTGATCGGCGAAAAAAACTTATGCTTGCATTAGATGCTGCTTTTGGCATGGAGTACCTGCATTTGAAAAATATTGTTCATTTCGATTTGAAATGTGAAAACTTGCTAGTCAACTTGGGAGATCCACAGCGTCCTGTGTGCAAG GTTGGTGATTTTGGATTATCACGGATTAAGAGAAATACCCTTGTTTCCGGTGGTGTTAGAGGAACACTTCCATGGATGGCACCGGAGCTATTGAATGGAAACAGCAGTCGGGTTTCAGAAAAG GTTGATGTGTTTTCGTTTGGCATCACAATGTGGGAGATCTTGACAGGAGAGGAGCCTTATGCAAACCTGCACTGTGGTGCTATTATTG GTGGAATTGTAAATAACACACTCAGACCTCCCGTCCCACAACGTTGTGATCCTGACTGGGGAAAACTCATGGAAGAGTGCTGGTCACCTGATCCAGAAGCAAGACCATCATTTACGGAGATAACAAACAGACTGCGCGCCATGTCGCAAGCGCTCCAGCCAAAGACTCGAGTAAGGACATGA